The Panicum virgatum strain AP13 chromosome 5K, P.virgatum_v5, whole genome shotgun sequence genome has a window encoding:
- the LOC120706855 gene encoding disease resistance protein RGA2-like, whose amino-acid sequence MENPAGESLDLMQFLKDWQGVIQWLVSSGTSTVADALRLHEDLWRLKTTLPRAAMTADEAEWWRFAHPGVGELLARLKDAVYDAEDVLDEFSYQEAHQRAEGLFGQASQLLSSSPDFFKSWALGPRSKVRDVHGRLEHAAAELKEAMDHLRSRPVASQIWRRPPTSSFPAHKSELVGRDDELKMLIELFATSKNQGGGDRIPESSGAAVSVPKRRRTEEVKPNVVAIVGMGGMGKTALAQYVFNHQTVREHFMDQCFWVSVSDDGFDVLRITKEILYSVFPQRQFETTNLNYLQAILLDEMKTKRFLLVLDDVWNEDLAEWHRFYSPFADLVGAMILVTTRSKSAAEMMSRVDLLLYLNGLPADTYKEFFKTCAFGYHGEGESSICSSNLQWICCRIADKLGGSPLAAKTVGALLSSNISEEHWRTVMDSELWELNQNNNGILTALQISFQYLPAHLKRCFSFCSIFPRNYTLQKEELIDLWIALDFVAPEGRMRAEDIAAKYLDELTSRFFFDMIGDGQCYRMHDLMREVVRSASFSECLLLPSGRHLNKIPSTVRHVFVHAEGINMQIELDECKKLRSLVTDGRWNLDINFATKQITSIRCLKLDAVSIKGLPEHVGNLRHLRYLDISKADIATLPSSFYCLYNLQVLYLGHRSRCSSGYFQKNFSKLTKLRKCLPATILSKVCSIGKLTSLQTFHSFDVRREDGYRIGELKNMTQLQGSLQIKNLENVSCQEEAKEADLDNKIYLTGLVLHWSKGNTSASQAANDDHSDVLEGLQPNSSIKLLEIKSCRGTRLPTWLNEQDLPCLDRFVLYDCINFKNMPSLPSSITKLHLVRVGLERFPEIWLPHDGSHGNHQRTRICLTELLIENCFNLTSLSELLDTPCSSLKTLCVKNCAELNLLPENFTNLPLKELKLINLPKISCQEGFQLPYTLTDFEQDFCQMLETWFPESLVKLSSLSTLKLRHSPDVKYLPSQVTCRLTSLKNLILESCKNLTDLEGLKALTALENLHIVNCPSIRQSVEPLLTEIEGVGMSKLIYLTIDDTQLLKMQFFKNGFHSLQRLKVCSSKESHMFDDEAMQEVMKSLRSLKGLCLQSCTALQSIHTVLHLLPCLETLSISDCPFLHSLPSLLPPSIRQLQVAHCDEKLMTQLDKYKEMLRPFDTSFTDF is encoded by the coding sequence ATGGAGAACCCTGCTGGGGAATCCTTGGATTTGATGCAATTCCTCAAGGATTGGCAGGGCGTAATCCAGTGGCTCGTGAGCAGCGGCACCTCGACAGTAGCCGACGCACTGCGGCTGCACGAGGACCTGTGGCGCCTCAAGACGACTCTGCCTCGTGCCGCCATGACGGCAGACGAGGCGGAGTGGTGGCGCTTCGCGCACCCTGGCGTCGGCGAGCTCCTCGCCAGGCTCAAAGACGCCGTCTATGACGCGGAGGACGTCCTAGACGAGTTCAGCTACCAGGAGGCGCACCAGCGAGCCGAGGGACTCTTCGGCCAGGCAAGTCAACTCCTCTCCTCGTCTCCTGATTTCTTCAAATCTTGGGCCCTTGGCCCCAGGAGCAAGGTGAGGGACGTCCATGGGAGGCTGGAGCATGCTGCCGCTGAGCTTAAAGAAGCCATGGATCACTTGAGATCTCGGCCTGTTGCATCCCAGATATGGAGGAGGCCTCCCACTAGTTCTTTCCCAGCTCACAAATCGGAATTGGTGGGCAGAGACGACGAGTTGAAAATGTTGATAGAGCTCTTCGCGACATCTAAGAATCAGGGTGGAGGTGACCGGATTCCTGAATCTAGCGGTGCTGCTGTTTCTGTGCCGAAGAGGAGAAGAACTGAGGAGGTGAAACCGAATGTTGTGGCCATTGTTGGAATGGGAGGGATGGGGAAAACTGCCCTGGCACAATACGTTTTCAACCATCAGACAGTTCGTGAGCACTTCATGGACCAGTGTTTTTGGGTATCCGTGTCCGACGATGGCTTTGATGTCCTGAGGATAACTAAAGAGATACTCTACTCTGTTTTTCCTCAGAGGCAGTTTGAGACGACTAACTTGAACTACCTGCAAGCAATCCTTCTAGATGAAATGAAGACCAAGAGATTTCTTCTTGTCCTTGATGATGTGTGGAATGAAGACCTGGCTGAGTGGCACAGATTTTATTCACCATTTGCCGACCTTGTAGGTGCCATGATCTTAGTAACTACTCGGTCTAAGAGTGCTGCAGAGATGATGAGCAGAGTGGATCTATTATTGTATCTAAATGGCTTACCAGCTGATACTTACAAGGAGTTCTTCAAGACATGTGCATTTGGCTATCATGGGGAAGGGGAATCAAGTATCTGTAGCAGTAACTTGCAATGGATATGTTGCCGCATCGCCGACAAGTTGGGCGGATCTCCTCTTGCTGCAAAAACTGTAGGAGCACTGCTGAGCTCAAATATCAGTGAGGAACATTGGAGAACTGTCATGGATAGCGAACTGTGGGAGCTCAATCAGAACAACAATGGCATCTTGACTGCTCTTCAGATAAGCTTTCAGTATTTGCCAGCACATTTGAAGAGATGCTTCTCGTTTTGTTCAATCTTCCCAAGAAATTATACGTTGCAGAAAGAAGAACTGATAGATTTGTGGATTGCTCTTGACTTTGTTGCCCCTGAAGGTAGGATGAGAGCAGAAGACATTGCAGCCAAGTACCTGGACGAGTTAACAAGCAGGTTTTTCTTTGACATGATTGGTGATGGGCAATGCTACCGGATGCACGATTTGATGCGTGAAGTCGTGCGATCAGCATCATTTTCAGAGTGCCTTTTGTTGCCAAGTGGACGTCACCTGAACAAAATTCCTTCCACAGTTCGCCATGTTTTTGTGCACGCTGAAGGTATCAATATGCAGATTGAATTAGATGAGTGCAAGAAACTACGTTCGCTTGTAACAGATGGTAGATGGAATCTCGATATAAATTTTGCTACAAAGCAGATCACAAGTATTCGTTGTCTGAAGCTAGATGCTGTCAGCATAAAGGGCCTTCCAGAACATGTTGGGAACTTGAGACATCTCCGGTATCTGGACATTTCTAAAGCAGATATTGCAACTTTGCCATCATCATTTTACTGTCTGTACAATCTGCAGGTTTTATACCTCGGCCATAGATCACGGTGTAGTAGTGGATATTTTCAGAAGAACTTCTCCAAGCTGACTAAGTTGAGAAAATGTCTCCCAGCCACAATTCTGTCAAAAGTATGTTCGATCGGGAAACTGACTTCTCTTCAAACGTTCCACTCTTTCGATGTTCGTAGAGAGGATGGGTACAGAATTGGTGAACTGAAGAATATGACTCAGCTCCAAGGTTCTCTACAAATCAAGAATCTTGAGAATGTGAGCTGTCAGGAAGAAGCCAAGGAGGCAGATCTCGATAACAAGATATACCTTACAGGCTTGGTTCTGCACTGGTCAAAAGGAAATACTAGTGCTAGCCAGGCAGCAAATGATGACCATTCTGACGTCTTAGAAGGTCTCCAACCAAACTCAAGCATCAAGCTACTAGAAATAAAATCATGTCGCGGTACCAGACTACCAACATGGTTGAATGAACAAGACCTGCCTTGTCTAGATAGATTTGTATTGTATGACTGTATCAATTTCAAGAATATGCCTTCTCTACCGTCTTCCATCACAAAACTACACCTTGTACGTGTCGGGCTTGAGAGGTTCCCTGAGATATGGCTCCCACATGATGGCAGTCATGGAAATCATCAAAGAACCAGAATATGTCTCACTGAGTTGCTCATTGAGAACTGCTTCAATCTGACAAGTCTTTCAGAGCTGCTTGATACACCATGTTCTTCACTCAAGACGCTGTGTGTCAAGAACTGTGCAGAACTGAATTTACTCCCTGAGAACTTCACAAATTTACCTCTCAAGGAGCTGAAGTTAATTAATCTGCCAAAAATTAGTTGCCAGGAGGGTTTTCAGCTACCTTATACCCTGACAGACTTTGAGCAGGATTTTTGTCAAatgttggagacttggtttccAGAAAGCTTGGTAAAACTGAGCTCTTTATCCACACTGAAACTACGCCATAGTCCTGATGTTAAATACCTCCCAAGCCAGGTGACATGCCGATTGACATCGCTGAAGAACTTGATACTCGAAAGCTGCAAAAATCTGACAGATTTAGAAGGGTTAAAGGCTTTGACAGCGCTAGAAAATTTGCACATTGTCAACTGTCCTTCAATTCGCCAATCCGTAGAACCCTTGTTAACCGAAATAGAGGGGGTGGGTATGTCAAAGCTGATCTACTTAACCATTGATGACACACAGCTTCTCAAAATGCAATTTTTCAAGAATGGCTTCCATTCTCTCCAGAGGCTGAAAGTATGCAGTTCCAAAGAGTCCCACATGTTTGATGATGAGGCCATGCAGGAGGTGATGAAAAGCTTAAGATCACTCAAAGGATTATGCCTACAGAGTTGCACCGCGCTCCAGTCCATTCATACAGTTCTGCACCTACTGCCATGCCTTGAAACGCTCAGTATTTCTGACTGTCCTTTCCTCCACAGCCTTCCATCTCTGTTGCCCCCCTCCATCAGGCAACTGCAGGTAGCACACTGTGATGAGAAACTGATGACACAATTAGATAAATATAAAGAAATGCTAAGGCCTTTcgacacatcattcacagatttctGA